One Drosophila virilis strain 15010-1051.87 chromosome 5, Dvir_AGI_RSII-ME, whole genome shotgun sequence DNA window includes the following coding sequences:
- the LOC6625193 gene encoding serine protease grass, with amino-acid sequence MRSTKLILFHVGLFAICATTEINPDGLRILEQQNCGIGKNVRLIGNATEVIPGSRPWMALIKNNDTISPYYCIGTLITDQFVLTVAHCASKVELESVTLGNNNLLTDEDCFKSKNSNGNNCLPAVERFGIETVIVHEHFTFNENYANDIALLKLSKKVKFQDHISPICLPVNATLQQQVETLATLGRRRARRY; translated from the exons ATGAGGTCTACTaagttaatattatttcatgtCGGACTGTTTGCTATCTGCGCAACTACGG AGATAAATCCGGATGGACTGCGTATACTGGAGCAACAGAATTGTGGCATCGGCAAAAATGTTCGCTTAATAGGGAATGCAACTGAAGTTATTCCCGGATCGAGACCCTGGATGGCACTAATTAAGAATAACGATACGATCAGTCCATATTATTGTATTGGGACTCTTATAACGGATC aATTCGTGTTAACTGTTGCGCATTGTGCTTCGAAAGTTGAGTT AGAATCTGTGACCTTGGGCAACAACAATCTATTAACTGATGAGGATTGTTTCAAATCTAAGAACTCGAACGGAAACAATTGCTTGCCGGCAGTTGAAAGATTTGGTATCGAAACGGTGATTGTGCacgaacattttacatttaatgaaaattacgCAAATGATATAGCTCTACTAAAGCTCTCCAAAAAGGTTAAATTTCAAG ATCACATCAGTCCCATCTGCTTGCCAGTGAATGCAACCCTGCAACAACAAGTGGAAACTCTGGCAACGCTGGGGCGCAGACGAGCACGACGATACTAA
- the LOC6625192 gene encoding uncharacterized protein isoform X2: MCNAGASNNCFNCGILAASWLCPFEGAPQTEPKTQNAPSSHNSDSKKASLCQALFPYKTFSEPDPVTILITLAVLVGSFCLLSGFILLCVVSKAWQDETSEAILLMAFGSVTGNHFNIGLHKFIYMYIYPY; this comes from the exons ATGTGCAACGCCGGAGCCAGCAACAATTGCTTCAATTGCGGCATTCTCGCAGCTAGTTGGTTATGTCCCTTCGAAGGCGCGCCTCAAACTGAGCCCAAAACTCAAAATGCGCCCAG CTCGCACAACAGCGACTCGAAGAAGGCTTCGCTGTGCCAAGCTCTGTTTCCCTATAAGACGTTCAGCGAACCCGACCCGGTCACCATACTCATCACCTTGGCTGTGCTCGTTGGCTCCTTTTGCCTGCTCAGCGGGTTCATACTGCTCTGTGTCGTATCCAAGGCGTGGCAGGATGAAACATCCGAGGCCATACTACTAATGG CGTTTGGCTCAGTTACAGGAAACCATTTCAATATAGGcttacataaatttatatatatgtatatatatccatattaa
- the LOC6625192 gene encoding uncharacterized protein isoform X1, with protein MCNAGASNNCFNCGILAASWLCPFEGAPQTEPKTQNAPSSHNSDSKKASLCQALFPYKTFSEPDPVTILITLAVLVGSFCLLSGFILLCVVSKAWQDETSEAILLMGIGFFITSMSCVTWKLTNAQRLAQLQETISI; from the exons ATGTGCAACGCCGGAGCCAGCAACAATTGCTTCAATTGCGGCATTCTCGCAGCTAGTTGGTTATGTCCCTTCGAAGGCGCGCCTCAAACTGAGCCCAAAACTCAAAATGCGCCCAG CTCGCACAACAGCGACTCGAAGAAGGCTTCGCTGTGCCAAGCTCTGTTTCCCTATAAGACGTTCAGCGAACCCGACCCGGTCACCATACTCATCACCTTGGCTGTGCTCGTTGGCTCCTTTTGCCTGCTCAGCGGGTTCATACTGCTCTGTGTCGTATCCAAGGCGTGGCAGGATGAAACATCCGAGGCCATACTACTAATGG GCATTGGCTTTTTCATTACATCTATGTCCTGTGTCACTTGGAAATTGACGAATGCGCAGCGTTTGGCTCAGTTACAGGAAACCATTTCAATATAG
- the LOC6625192 gene encoding uncharacterized protein isoform X3, with product MECRSVSVLPTYAQSCSHNSDSKKASLCQALFPYKTFSEPDPVTILITLAVLVGSFCLLSGFILLCVVSKAWQDETSEAILLMGIGFFITSMSCVTWKLTNAQRLAQLQETISI from the exons ATGGAATGCAGAAGCGTGTCCGTTCTACCAACCTATGCACAATCATG CTCGCACAACAGCGACTCGAAGAAGGCTTCGCTGTGCCAAGCTCTGTTTCCCTATAAGACGTTCAGCGAACCCGACCCGGTCACCATACTCATCACCTTGGCTGTGCTCGTTGGCTCCTTTTGCCTGCTCAGCGGGTTCATACTGCTCTGTGTCGTATCCAAGGCGTGGCAGGATGAAACATCCGAGGCCATACTACTAATGG GCATTGGCTTTTTCATTACATCTATGTCCTGTGTCACTTGGAAATTGACGAATGCGCAGCGTTTGGCTCAGTTACAGGAAACCATTTCAATATAG
- the LOC6627002 gene encoding serine protease grass translates to MKVIRGFALALCVASACMPSIADTSYESCTRRDGISGYCRPFRNCPKILEIIRHKPLTAVELNYLSNSKCPIPKKGFACCEEEESAGMTLLKEQDCGYFGGTLKTIGGTEVKLMSRPWMALLMFRKLGHDEFTCAGTLITKRFVLTAAHCFNSQELLYVRLGEHAISTTRDCAWEKSRNICALPVEDFLFEGIIVHEDYSQQSKHNDIALVKLSKDVEFKRHIRPICLPVNATLQQQPEGMEEFHITGWGKTEHELLSDIPMESKIPNKPREDCQRSFYTDIRKSQLCAGNLGKDSCNGDSGGPLLYLSEYNEKQRYVQFGIVSYGSTNCGDGYPGVYTNVGSYMRWIADKIIAN, encoded by the exons ATGAAAGTTATCCGTGGCTTTGCTCTCGCCCTTTGTGTGGCGTCAGCTTGTATGCCTTCTATAGCCGATACCTCAT ATGAAAGTTGTACCAGACGCGATGGAATTTCTGGATATTGTAGGCCTTTTAGAAATTGTCCCAAGATTTTAGAAATTATCCGACACAAACCGCTTACGGCTGTTGAACTAAACTACTTATCGAATTCAAAATGTCCCATACCTAAAAAG GGTTTTGCCTGCTGCGAAGAAGAGGAGAGTGCGGGAATGACACTATTGAAGGAACAGGACTGTGGATACTTTGGTGGAACATTAAAGACAATCGGCGGAACCGAAGTTAAATTAATGTCAAGACCTTGGATGGCTCTACTTATGTTTAGAAAGCTCGGGCATGATGAGTTCACTTGTGCCGGTACCCTAATAACAAAAC GTTTTGTACTAACCGCTGCGCATTGTTTCAATAGTCAAGAATT ATTATATGTTCGTTTGGGGGAACACGCGATATCCACTACAAGAGACTGCGCTTGGGAGAAATCAAGAAATATATGCGCGCTGCCAGTTGAGGATTTTTTGTTTGAAGGGATCATTGTGCACGAGGATTACTCGCAACAATCTAAGCACAACGACATAGCATTGGTAAAGCTATCAAAAGACGTGGAGTTTAAac GACATATTAGGCCCATCTGCTTGCCTGTGAATGCAACACTCCAACAACAACCGGAAGGAATGGAAGAGTTCCATATAACTGGTTGGGGCAAAACTGAACATGAATTGTTGTCTGATATTCCCATGGAGAGCAAAATCCCTAACAAGCCTCGCGAAGACTGCCAAAGATCCTTTTATACGGATATAAGAAAATCCCAGCTGTGTGCTGGTAACCTTGGCAAGGACTCCTGTAATGGCGATTCTGGTGGTCCTTTATTATACTTGAGCGAATATAACGAGAAGCAAAGGTACGTGCAGTTCGGTATAGTAAGCTACGGTTCGACTAATTGTGGTGATGGGTATCCCGGGGTGTACACAAAtgttggcagctatatgcgcTGGATAGCCGATAAAATAATCGCCAATTAG
- the LOC6627001 gene encoding serine protease grass, with the protein MNSIRAFAFALCVASAFLPSIAVETYESCTRQDGLSGHCKPLRNCPKIFEMIRRKPHTIVESNYLRNSKCPINRRYVCCEEEESAGMALLKEQDCGYFGGTLKTIGGTEVKLMSRPWMALLMFIYNGTEEFNCAGTLITNRFVLTAAHCFNRQELMFVRLGEHKISNTTDCAWVKSRLICAPPVEDISFEKIIVHEDYSQQSKHNDIALVKLSRDVEFKRHIRPICLPVNATLQQQPEEMEEFHVTGWGKTEKELVSDDPKETAILKKQRDVCQKFFVSEVRKSQLCAGNLGKDSCNGDSGGPLLYLSEYNENQRYVQFGIVSYGSIDCGNEYPGVYTNVGSYMRWIADKIISN; encoded by the exons ATGAACAGTATCCGTGCCTTCGCTTTCGCCCTTTGTGTTGCGTCAGCTTTTCTGCCTTCTATAGCCGTTGAGACGt ATGAAAGTTGTACCAGACAAGATGGACTTTCTGGACATTGTAAGCCCTTAAGAAATTGTCCTAAGATTTTTGAAATGATCCGGCGCAAGCCACATACGATCGTTGAATCAAACTACTTAAGGAATTCAAAATGTCCTATAAATAGAAGG TATGTCTGCTGCGAAGAAGAGGAGAGTGCGGGCATGGCACTATTAAAGGAACAGGACTGTGGATACTTTGGTGGAACATTAAAGACAATCGGCGGAACCGAAGTTAAATTAATGTCAAGACCTTGGATGGCTCTacttatgtttatatataacgGGACTGAGGAATTTAATTGTGCTGGCACCCTAATAACAAATC GCTTTGTACTAACCGCCGCGCATTGTTTCAATCGGCAAGAATT AATGTTTGTGCGTTTGGGGGAACACAAAATATCCAATACAACAGACTGCGCTTGGGTGAAATCAAGACTTATATGCGCGCCGCCAGTTGAGGATATATCGTTTGAAAAGATCATTGTGCACGAGGATTACTCGCAACAATCTAAACACAATGACATTGCATTGGTAAAGCTATCAAGAGACGTGGAGTTCAAAC GACATATTAGGCCCATCTGCTTGCCTGTGAATGCAACACTCCAACAACAACCGGAAGAAATGGAAGAGTTCCATGTAACTGGTTGGGGCAAAACCGAAAAGGAACTCGTTTCTGATGATCCTAAGGAAACCGCTATCCTAAAAAAGCAACGCGACGTTTGCCAAAAATTCTTTGTATCAGAAGTGAGGAAATCCCAATTATGTGCTGGTAACCTTGGCAAAGACTCCTGTAATGGCGACTCTGGCGGTCCTTTATTATACTTGAGCGAATATAACGAGAATCAAAGGTACGTGCAGTTCGGTATAGTTAGCTACGGCTCGATTGATTGCGGTAATGAGTATCCCGGGGTGTATACAAAtgttggcagctatatgcgcTGGATAGCCGATAAAATAATCTCCAATTAG
- the LOC6627000 gene encoding activating signal cointegrator 1 complex subunit 1: MSRNVLAPPTQQMSHNRNYRVNIVHDDFGGSKWNSANEKAIKGYEEPDLYADDDYEEDSAECNIEELPNGSYKLALHVPKSFYGGLIGFKGSTKRRIESETQTEIYVPRHNEASSDLLIQSSERSNVCAALRKIRLLIDSLRKRMKATHFLAVPLNKGEVQNRFIELKQSILDAQLPGIDQKLFISERCIHITLGVYVLLDDAERKEAVNMLQTCRQWLVDLKTPFEIKVKGLEIMNDDPSSTKVLYGTVEAPELQQFADKCLKHFQTTGLCATDNNKRDSIKLHMTVLNCRYRSEKLNKNDRDSFDAREILKRFGDYDFGTTQCNEVHMCVLNSSKEVDDFYKTTGSLKF, from the exons ATGAGCCGAAATGTCTTAGCACCTCCGACTCAACAAATGAGCCACAATCGAAACTATCGCGTTAACATTGTTCACGACGATTTTGGTGGCAGCAAGTGGAACTCGGCCAATGAGAAAGCTATCAAAGGCTACGAAGAACCCG aTCTATACGCCGATGACGACTACGAGGAGGATAGCGCCGAATGTAATATTGAGGAGCTGCCCAATGGCAGCTACAAACTGGCGCTGCATGTGCCCAA ATCCTTCTATGGTGGCCTGATTGGCTTCAAGGGCTCCACGAAGCGTCGCATTGAATCTGAAACTCAGACGGAGATTTACGTGCCTCGCCACAATGAGGCGTCTAGTGATTTACTTATCCAGTCTAGCGAACGCAGCAATGTGTGTGCTGCTCTTCGCAAAATACGGCTACTCATTGATTCGCTGCGCAAGCGCATGAAGGCAACTCATTTTCTGGCTGTTCCATTAAACAAGGGCGAAGTGCAGAATCGTTTCATCGAGCTAAAG CAAAGCATTTTAGATGCACAGCTGCCAGGCATCGACCAGAAGCTATTCATATCAGAGCGCTGCATCCATATCACCTTGGGCGTCTATGTGCTCCTGGATGACGCTGAACGCAAAGAAGCCGTTAATATGCTGCAAACCTGCCGGCAATGGCTGGTCGATTTAAAAACGCCCTTTGAGATAAAAGTAAAAGGGCTGGAAATTATGAACGATGATCCCAGCTCGACCAAAGTGCTATACGGTACTGTGGAGGCACCAGAGCTGCAGCAGTTTGCTGACAAATGCCTGAAGCATTTCCAAACCACCGGCCTCTGTGccaccgacaacaacaaacgcgaCAGCATTAAGCTTCACATGACGGTACTGAACTGTCGTTATCGTAGTGAGAAACTAAACAAGAATGATCGCGACTCTTTCGACGCACGTGAGATCCTTAAACGTTTTGGAGACTATGACTTTGGCACGACTCAGTGCAATGAGGtccatatgtgtgtgcttaatTCGTCCAAGGAGGTCGATGACTTCTACAAGACCACGGGCAGCCTGAAATTCTAA